From Gimesia panareensis, the proteins below share one genomic window:
- a CDS encoding IS110 family RNA-guided transposase — protein sequence MLYVGLDVHVKHITICVLNKDGKLLQRCQLPCLDDVIQFLMNLPGRYEVCFEASTGYGIYFEALSKIASRVAVAHPGLLKLIFRSKQKNDRADAEKLAKLLFLDEVPTVHVPTADVRAWRELITFRGKLIQKRTRAKNGIRSLLRSVGCRVPKEFGLWTIRGMEWLKQKDLKQPMQNLKRNMLVEEIETLTRQTRLVETELARYSKENIAVQQLQSIPGIGLRTAEAFVAFVDDPHRFANSKKVGAYFGLIPIQDQSGSTNRLGHITREGCAEVRHLVTEAVWQGIRYSPTIKAYYERIHRQEKDRKKIAIVATSHYLVRVMWSMLKNGTLWKERSLAV from the coding sequence ATGTTGTATGTTGGTTTAGATGTGCATGTCAAGCATATTACGATTTGTGTACTTAATAAGGATGGTAAGCTGCTGCAGCGGTGCCAGCTGCCATGCCTGGATGATGTGATTCAATTTCTGATGAACCTGCCGGGACGATACGAAGTCTGTTTTGAAGCCAGTACCGGTTATGGCATCTACTTTGAAGCTCTGAGTAAGATTGCTTCTCGTGTTGCCGTGGCTCATCCAGGACTGTTGAAATTGATTTTTCGTTCCAAGCAAAAGAATGATCGTGCGGACGCAGAGAAGCTGGCCAAGCTATTGTTTCTCGATGAAGTTCCGACCGTTCATGTCCCGACTGCAGACGTGCGGGCCTGGAGAGAGTTGATTACATTCCGAGGCAAACTGATTCAGAAACGGACCCGGGCTAAAAATGGAATTCGCTCGCTTCTGAGAAGTGTTGGTTGCAGGGTTCCCAAAGAGTTTGGTCTCTGGACCATACGGGGGATGGAATGGCTAAAACAGAAAGATCTGAAACAGCCGATGCAAAATCTGAAACGGAACATGCTGGTAGAAGAGATCGAAACACTGACGAGGCAAACCAGGCTGGTTGAAACGGAACTGGCCCGCTATTCGAAAGAGAACATTGCCGTGCAGCAATTGCAGAGTATCCCCGGCATCGGCTTACGCACTGCTGAGGCATTCGTGGCCTTTGTGGATGACCCGCATCGATTTGCCAACAGTAAGAAAGTGGGGGCCTACTTCGGTCTGATCCCGATCCAGGATCAGTCAGGGAGTACCAATCGACTGGGGCATATCACACGGGAAGGGTGTGCAGAGGTCCGACATCTGGTTACCGAAGCGGTTTGGCAGGGGATTCGATATTCACCGACGATTAAAGCCTATTATGAACGGATTCATCGCCAGGAAAAAGACAGGAAAAAAATTGCGATTGTAGCCACATCGCATTACCTGGTGCGTGTGATGTGGTCCATGTTGAAAAATGGAACCTTGTGGAAAGAACGGAGCCTGGCAGTCTGA
- a CDS encoding DUF1559 domain-containing protein translates to MNPLRKLRSGFTLIELLVVIAIIAILIALLLPAVQQAREAARRSTCKNNMKQLGLALHNYHDAHSKFPYSSANNAMVWKQSGDPILNQSGWTLLLPYLEQTALYNQFNFSAAQRNSTFSGWSSNSSGTVMGASADITANMQLTKKVLAVFNCPSDDNNQTYNSTTPYYGCGVSGSAMTNYGFSVSSGTGPWALWGNEGRTTRALFGENSDSDISKIKDGTSNTVMVCETTRQVRDGTGNYWGCSVYAGNGVNLAHSRGINYWLCCSWTPPMTERPGVLGSYSMPGSSHVGGCMILLADGAVRFISENTDASIRTGLSRIRDGQVLGEF, encoded by the coding sequence ATGAACCCACTACGCAAACTAAGAAGCGGATTTACTTTAATCGAACTCCTGGTTGTAATCGCCATCATTGCCATTCTGATCGCCCTGCTCCTGCCCGCGGTTCAGCAGGCACGTGAAGCAGCACGCCGCTCTACCTGCAAGAATAATATGAAGCAGCTTGGTCTGGCGCTGCACAATTATCACGACGCTCACTCCAAGTTTCCTTACTCGAGTGCCAACAATGCCATGGTCTGGAAGCAGTCCGGAGATCCGATCCTGAATCAATCAGGCTGGACGCTGCTGCTGCCCTATCTGGAACAGACTGCTCTCTACAATCAGTTCAACTTCAGCGCCGCCCAACGCAACAGTACGTTCAGTGGGTGGTCTTCGAACAGTTCGGGAACAGTGATGGGGGCGTCTGCTGACATTACCGCGAATATGCAACTGACAAAAAAAGTCCTCGCCGTTTTCAATTGTCCGAGTGATGATAACAATCAGACCTACAATTCAACGACTCCCTACTATGGCTGTGGTGTCTCAGGAAGTGCCATGACCAACTACGGGTTCAGTGTCAGCTCCGGCACAGGCCCCTGGGCGTTGTGGGGAAATGAAGGAAGAACCACGAGAGCTCTCTTCGGCGAGAATTCCGATTCCGATATTTCGAAGATCAAGGATGGCACCAGTAATACCGTCATGGTGTGCGAAACGACCCGTCAGGTGCGGGATGGAACAGGTAACTACTGGGGCTGTAGCGTCTACGCGGGAAATGGCGTCAACCTGGCCCACAGCCGCGGAATCAACTACTGGCTCTGTTGCTCCTGGACTCCTCCAATGACGGAACGGCCGGGCGTACTGGGATCTTACAGTATGCCCGGAAGTTCCCATGTCGGAGGTTGTATGATCCTGCTCGCGGATGGCGCTGTGCGTTTTATCAGCGAGAACACCGATGCCAGTATCCGCACCGGCCTCTCCAGAATCAGAGACGGACAGGTGCTCGGTGAGTTCTGA
- a CDS encoding carboxypeptidase-like regulatory domain-containing protein, with protein sequence MSACSDTTLKMKLTRGFVIPFAMMFAALSGCGGSDSGPGIDMIPVSGSVTMDGKPLVGAMVEFHPTGGTKGNGAFGLTDEAGKFTLTDFHSNPGCPPGEYGVTFSKLTQPDGSPIPPDSPQGGVGMKEQIPPAYNLFKPHSIVQAATVKSPESTFEFQLDSKFKPPQSFYQE encoded by the coding sequence ATGAGTGCCTGCTCTGATACGACGCTTAAAATGAAATTAACTCGAGGATTCGTGATTCCTTTCGCGATGATGTTTGCTGCTCTTTCCGGTTGCGGTGGTTCGGATTCCGGTCCCGGCATTGATATGATTCCTGTTTCGGGATCCGTGACGATGGATGGTAAACCGCTCGTCGGTGCAATGGTGGAATTTCATCCTACTGGCGGAACGAAAGGAAACGGAGCATTTGGCCTGACCGATGAAGCAGGCAAGTTTACTTTGACTGACTTTCATTCGAATCCGGGGTGCCCTCCCGGGGAGTACGGCGTGACCTTCTCAAAGCTCACGCAACCGGACGGGTCTCCGATCCCTCCCGATTCCCCACAAGGTGGTGTCGGGATGAAAGAACAGATTCCCCCTGCCTATAACCTGTTCAAGCCCCATTCGATCGTCCAGGCAGCCACCGTCAAATCGCCTGAATCGACATTCGAATTTCAACTCGACTCAAAATTCAAACCCCCGCAGTCGTTTTATCAAGAATAG
- a CDS encoding PF20097 family protein encodes MSTTPHCPDCEKEMEKGFIPDNMFLGALQTVWHPGDPESAGDTFFGMKVKNRTKTVHVDQSGTRKITTYRCPACGLLRSYTE; translated from the coding sequence ATGAGCACAACACCGCATTGCCCTGACTGCGAAAAAGAGATGGAAAAAGGATTTATCCCGGATAATATGTTCCTGGGAGCCCTGCAAACGGTGTGGCATCCAGGCGATCCTGAAAGCGCGGGCGACACCTTTTTCGGGATGAAGGTGAAGAATAGAACTAAGACGGTTCATGTGGATCAATCCGGAACGAGAAAGATCACAACCTACCGCTGCCCCGCCTGTGGTCTGCTGCGGTCGTATACGGAGTGA
- a CDS encoding CocE/NonD family hydrolase, which yields MRDGVILRANVFRPDRGGPYPVLVMRTPYGKSSRMDRYVKAGYIVVSQDARGRYDSDGEWESFVRFKTHDAEDGYDTVEWAAKLEGSNGKVGTFGGSYNAFLQWRLAPLRPPSLVAMCAYSIPARYTDLEGPGTIRPGRRLHWWSVSMSPDMRRRAEREGTHARAAAQKEWTSGKSEHWLNFLPYLDLPQEVFEDEIKPVRDWLKNPHTDPWKLHKAVNEITVPNLNIIGWWDHCNGDLMLDRAIRSEGGSKVARNGSRTIVGPWSHAGLGRRRYGNIDFGPQAVFDMTDYQIRWFDYWLKGKQNGIDKTSSYRIFVMGDNAWRDEPDWPLQRAQDKVLYLGSADGANTPAGDGKLAVDLPSQQGTDTYRYDPANPVPSLHGERLFQIPTDQRPLAKRQDILVYQTDPLAERIEVTGNPTVELYAASSAPDTDFIVRLIDVHPDGLARDVSMGVVRARYREGLDQPSLIQPDSVVKYTIRMNPTSNAFLPGHRIRLDITSSDFPNYDRNHNTAANQNADAELKIADQTIYFGSKYPTRIVLPWIKSE from the coding sequence ATGCGCGACGGAGTCATCCTGAGAGCAAACGTTTTCCGGCCCGATCGTGGCGGCCCTTACCCCGTTTTAGTAATGCGTACACCCTACGGAAAGTCGAGTCGAATGGATCGCTATGTCAAAGCGGGTTATATCGTCGTGTCCCAGGATGCGCGTGGACGATACGATTCGGATGGGGAGTGGGAGTCATTTGTACGTTTCAAAACGCATGATGCGGAAGACGGGTACGATACGGTCGAATGGGCGGCAAAGCTGGAAGGTTCCAACGGAAAAGTCGGCACGTTTGGAGGGTCCTACAATGCCTTCCTGCAATGGCGATTAGCCCCATTGAGGCCACCCTCACTGGTCGCCATGTGCGCCTATAGTATTCCGGCGCGCTATACCGATCTGGAAGGTCCGGGCACGATCCGACCCGGGCGTCGGCTCCATTGGTGGTCCGTCTCCATGTCGCCGGACATGCGCCGTCGTGCGGAACGGGAAGGCACTCACGCGCGCGCTGCAGCACAAAAAGAGTGGACTTCTGGGAAGTCCGAGCACTGGCTGAATTTCCTCCCCTACCTGGATTTGCCGCAAGAAGTCTTCGAGGATGAAATCAAGCCTGTCCGTGACTGGCTGAAGAATCCTCATACAGATCCCTGGAAGCTACACAAAGCCGTGAATGAAATCACGGTCCCGAATTTAAATATCATTGGCTGGTGGGACCATTGCAACGGAGACCTGATGCTGGATCGTGCCATCAGGTCGGAGGGGGGTAGTAAGGTTGCACGCAATGGCTCGCGCACGATCGTCGGCCCCTGGTCTCACGCAGGTCTGGGCCGCCGCCGCTACGGGAACATCGATTTTGGCCCACAGGCCGTCTTTGATATGACGGATTACCAGATACGCTGGTTTGATTATTGGCTGAAGGGAAAGCAGAACGGCATCGATAAGACCTCTTCATATCGCATCTTTGTCATGGGAGACAACGCATGGCGTGACGAGCCCGATTGGCCCCTGCAGCGGGCCCAGGACAAGGTCCTCTATCTCGGCAGCGCTGACGGAGCGAACACTCCCGCCGGCGATGGGAAGCTGGCGGTCGATTTACCGTCGCAACAGGGCACTGACACTTATCGCTACGATCCCGCTAACCCGGTGCCTTCACTGCATGGGGAACGATTATTTCAAATTCCTACGGACCAGCGGCCTTTAGCCAAACGTCAGGATATTCTGGTTTATCAAACGGATCCCCTGGCTGAGCGCATTGAAGTGACAGGAAATCCCACTGTGGAGTTGTACGCCGCATCGTCTGCACCCGATACTGATTTCATTGTTCGATTGATCGATGTGCACCCGGACGGACTGGCACGCGATGTGTCGATGGGGGTGGTTCGGGCCAGGTATCGCGAGGGACTCGATCAGCCGAGTCTGATTCAACCGGACTCGGTAGTGAAATACACGATCCGCATGAACCCCACGTCGAATGCATTTCTGCCCGGTCACAGGATTCGCCTGGATATCACAAGTTCGGACTTCCCGAATTACGATCGCAATCACAACACGGCAGCAAATCAAAACGCCGACGCAGAACTGAAGATCGCCGACCAGACCATTTATTTCGGCAGCAAATACCCCACCAGAATCGTACTGCCATGGATAAAGAGTGAATGA